In a single window of the Zea mays cultivar B73 chromosome 5, Zm-B73-REFERENCE-NAM-5.0, whole genome shotgun sequence genome:
- the LOC103627798 gene encoding SAUR12 - auxin-responsive SAUR family member: MLQHGEEKKGKVKKGWLAVRVGAAEGDGSQQRFVIPIAYLYHPQFRRLLEAARDAYGYDYSAGPLRLPCSADEFLRLRALVEREAQAPSSSSSHHHRVHAGGGSHGGHYSLSSPCTRARVTS, encoded by the coding sequence ATGCTGCAGCACGGCGAGGAGAAGAAGGGGAAGGTGAAGAAGGGGTGGCTGGCGGTGCGCGTCGGGGCGGCGGAGGGCGACGGCTCCCAGCAGCGCTTCGTCATCCCCATCGCGTACCTGTACCACCCGCAGTTCCGGCGCCTGCTGGAGGCCGCGCGCGACGCCTACGGCTACGACTACTCCGCGGGGCCGctgcgcctgccctgctccgccgACGAGTTCCTCCGCCTGCGCGCGCTCGTCGAGCGGGAGGCGCAGGCGccctcgtcgtcgtcctcgcaCCACCACCGCGTCCACGCCGGCGGGGGGTCCCACGGCGGCCACTACTCCCTCTCCTCCCcgtgcacccgcgcaagggtcacCTCGTGA
- the LOC100383798 gene encoding erwinia induced protein 1 precursor — protein sequence MAAESRGFVMAAVMVVAAVVAVVSVAPCGAEAKTTIEPCSGSDSCPALLGYTLYADMKVSEVAALFAVDPAALLAANALDFGAPGAAHRILPMGLFVRVPTRCSCADGVRKSVSVRYAARPADTLATVSDVVFAGLASSDQIRNENGLTSADPDAPLDAGQKLAIPLPCVCFNSSDNNLPAVYLSYVVQVGDTVPAIAASYETTVTDVMNVNAMGSPVAAPGDILAIPLPACASTFPKSASDHGLIVSNGTYALTASNCVQCSCGPGSLNLYCTPTSLSGTCPSMQCPNSDVMLGNVSTHPTGAGCNVSACSYGGFVNGTITASLTAGLQARCPGPRQFPALTEPPTTVSHDSTYLPPLSAPGPAEAGGVMPEPGSPGPGASVQAGPFTLPKVSKANGPAGSVSAAPLVGKPLRILPVLVSCLAFYLQL from the exons ATGGCGGCGGAGTCGCGTGGCTTCGTGATGGCGGCTGtgatggtggtggcggcggtggtggCCGTGGTATCGGTGGCGCCGTGCGGCGCGGAGGCGAAGACGACGATCGAGCCGTGCTCGGGGTCCGACTCCTGCCCGGCGCTGCTGGGCTACACGCTCTACGCCGACATGAAGGTGTCCGAGGTGGCCGCGCTCTTCGCCGTCGACCCGGCGGCGTTGCTGGCCGCCAACGCGCTCGACTTCGGCGCGCCAGGGGCGGCGCACCGCATCCTGCCCATGGGCCTCTTCGTGCGCGTGCCCACCCGCTGCTCCTGCGCCGACGGCGTCCGCAAGTCCGTCTCCGTCCGCTACGCCGCGCGCCCGGCCGACACGCTCGCCACCGTCTCCGACGTCGTCTTCGCGGGGCTCGCCTCCTCCGACCAGATCCGCAACGAGAACGGCCTCACCTCCGCCGACCCCGACGCGCCGCTGGACGCCGGCCAGAAGCTCGCCATCCCGCTGCCATGCGTCTGCTTCAACTCGTCCGACAACAACCTCCCCGCGGTGTACCTCTCCTACGTCGTGCAGGTCGGGGACACCGTGCCCGCCATCGCTGCAAGCTACGAGACCACCGTCACGGATGTCATGAATGTCAATGCCATGGGGAGTCCCGTCGCCGCGCCAGGCGACATTCTCGCCATCCCATTGCCAG CATGTGCATCTACATTTCCAAAATCCGCATCAGACCACGGACTGATTGTATCAAACGGAACTTACGCGCTTACCGCTAGCAACTGTGTGCAGTGTAGCTGTGGACCTGGCAGCCTCAA TCTATATTGCACGCCAACTTCACTGTCGGGAACCTGTCCTAGTATGCAATGTCCTAACAGCGACGTGATGCTTGGCAATGTGAGCACCCATCCAACCGGTGCTGGATGCAACGTCTCTGCTTGCAGCTACGGAGGTTTTGTTAATGGAACTATAACAGCTTC GCTAACCGCAGGTCTCCAAGCCAGATGCCCAG GACCACGCCAGTTTCCCGCACTGACGGAACCACCTACCACGGTGAGCCACGACTCAACGTACCTTCCTCCGTTATCAGCGCCTGGGCCAGCGGAAGCTGGTGGCGTCATGCCTGAACCAGGCTCGCCAGGGCCAGGCGCCTCGGTGCAAGCAGGGCCCTTCACGCTCCCGAAAGTGTCTAAGGCCAATGGCCCCGCTGGCAGCGTTTCAGCAGCTCCGTTGGTGGGTAAACCACTTCGAATCCTACCCGTCCTGGTCTCCTGCCTAGCTTTCTACTTGCAGCTCTGA